CGGGAACCTCGGCGTGGACGTGGAGCGAACGACGTGGGCGGTCGTCGTCGCGGCCTCGCTCGTCACCGCCGCGGCCGTCGCATTCACAGGGCTCATCGGCTTCGTCGGGCTGATCGTCCCCCACGCGATGCGAATCGCGTTCGGCAGCGACCATCGTGCGCTCGTCCCGGCATCCGCGGTCGGGGGGGCGACGTTCCTGGTCCTCGCCGACACGGGGGCACGGACGCTCGTCGCTCCGGTCGAGCTTCCGGTCGGCGTGCTGACCGCGCTGATCGGCTGCCCTCTCTTTCTTGCGCTCTTTCTCCGCCGGCTCCGGGAGGCGTGAGGCCGTGTCGGGAGCACTCGAGTTCCGCTCGGTCCGCTTCGCGTACCGCGAGGCGCCCGTATTCGACGGTCTTACCCTCGAGTTGGCGGAGGGGGAGATCGCCGCCGTGCTCGGCCCGAACGGCACGGGAAAGACCACGCTGGTCCGACTGGCCTCTGCCAGCCTACGGCCGGACGCCGGCACCATCCTGCTCCGCGGACGCGAGCTGGCAGTGATCCCCGCCGCCGAGAGAGCGCGCGAGGTGGCGGTGGTCCCGCAGGAATCGCGGCCGGCGTTCGATTTCACCGCTCGAGAGGTCGTGCGAATGGGCCGCGCGCCTCACCTCGGCCTCCTAGGTCTAGAAGGCCGGCACGATAACGAGGTCGTGGACGAGGCGATGCGCAGGACGGCGGTGTCCGGCCTCTCGGAGCGTCCGTTCCTCGGCCTCTCGGGGGGAGAGCGACAGCGCGTGATCCTGGCGCGCGCTCTGGCCCAGGAGCCGAAGCTGCTCCTCTTGGACGAGCCGACGGCCTTTCTCGATCTCCGGCACCGGCTCCTCCTCTACGATCTCCTGACCCGGCTGAACCGTGAGACCGGCCTCACCCTCCTGATCGCGAGCCACGATCTGAATCTCGCCGGACGCTTCGCCGACCGCATCGTGCTGCTCCAGTCGGGAGCGGTCGCCGCGGACGGCCCGCCTCACGAGGTACTCACTCCCCTAAACCTCCGGCTCGTCTACGGCGTGCGCGCGGAAGTCCGCATCGATCCCGCGACCGGCCGCCCCCTCGTCGTTCCGATCGCGCCGGCCGACGAAGCCTGAGGCGTCCCGGCCGCCCCCAGGGCGGCCGGTTCGCGGAGTACGATAGTGCGTGGGAGGCAGGCGATGAAGGGCGTGCTCCAGTGGGCCGCGGCGTCCCGCGCTCCGGCGGCTGCATTGTTCGTTCGCCTTGCGGTCGGCGGCATCTTCCTACTCGAGGGGATCAAGAAGTTCCTCTTCACCGCACAGTGGGGCGCCGGGCGTTTCGAGCACATCGGGATCCCGGCGCCGCAGGCGATGGCACCTTTTGTCGGGGTCGTCGAGATCGGCTGCGGAGCGCTGATACTCTTGGGTCTGTTCACCCGGCTCGCCGCGATTCCGCTCGTCGGCGTGATCTCCGTCGCGATCGCGTCGACGAAGATTCCCATTCTGCTCAAGAGCGGGTTCTGGCCAATGGAGGCCGAGGCCCGGACGGACGTTGCCATGCTCTGCGGACTGTTGTTCCTCGCGGCCGCAGGGTCCGGCACTTGGTCCGTCGACGCCTTTCTCGTCCGCCGGAAGCGACGTCCTTGACGGGCCGGGCCCCTCCCTCCTCGGCGGCGTCGCTCGTCCGCCCGTTCCTGAAGCTCGGGACGATCGCGTTCGGCGGCCCGGCCGCTCACATCGCGATGATGGAGGACGAGTTCGTCCGGCGCGCCGCCTGGCTTTCCAGGGAACAGTTCCTCGATCTCGTGGGCGCCTCCAGCCTCATCCCGGGCCCCAGCTCGACGGAGGTCGCCATCTTCGTCGGCCACCGGCGCGCGGGGTGGCGCGGGCTCCTCGTCGCGGGGTGCTGCTTCATCTTGCCCGCCGCGTCGATGGTGACCGCGCTCGCGTGGGCTTACGTGAGATTCGGCCGCCTGCCCCAGGTCGGGGCGGTCCTCTACGGTGTCAAGGCCGTGATCATCGCGATCATCGTGCAGGCGCTCGTCGGATTCGCACGGACCGCGATCAAGACGAAGACGCTCCTCGCGTTGGGCGCGGCAGCCGGGGGAGCCACGCTGCTGGGAGTCGGACCTCTTGTCGTGCTCCTCGCCGCCGGCTTCCTCCACGCGATGACCGCGATCCGGCTTCGGCCGGCCGGGCGATCCCGAGGGATGCTGTTCCTGGCCGCGGCGACCGCTCCCGGGGCATGGTCCCCCGCCCTCCGTTTCAGCCTGGCGAAGCTCTTCCTGATCTTCCTCAAGATCGGCGCGGTCGTGTTCGGAAGCGGTTACGTGCTGCTGGCGTTCCTAAGGGCGGATTTCGTCGAGCGAACGCACTGGCTCA
The sequence above is a segment of the Terriglobia bacterium genome. Coding sequences within it:
- a CDS encoding DoxX family protein → MKGVLQWAAASRAPAAALFVRLAVGGIFLLEGIKKFLFTAQWGAGRFEHIGIPAPQAMAPFVGVVEIGCGALILLGLFTRLAAIPLVGVISVAIASTKIPILLKSGFWPMEAEARTDVAMLCGLLFLAAAGSGTWSVDAFLVRRKRRP
- the chrA gene encoding chromate efflux transporter, whose translation is MTGRAPPSSAASLVRPFLKLGTIAFGGPAAHIAMMEDEFVRRAAWLSREQFLDLVGASSLIPGPSSTEVAIFVGHRRAGWRGLLVAGCCFILPAASMVTALAWAYVRFGRLPQVGAVLYGVKAVIIAIIVQALVGFARTAIKTKTLLALGAAAGGATLLGVGPLVVLLAAGFLHAMTAIRLRPAGRSRGMLFLAAATAPGAWSPALRFSLAKLFLIFLKIGAVVFGSGYVLLAFLRADFVERTHWLTPGQLIDAVAVGQVTPGPVFTTATFIGYLLAGPLGAVVATVAIFLPSIVLVAVGGRLIPRLRRSPAAAAFLDGVNVASLALMAIVTAHLARDALVDLVTASLAAMGALLLFRFRVGSAWLILAAACVGAVKWWLV
- a CDS encoding ABC transporter ATP-binding protein; translated protein: MSGALEFRSVRFAYREAPVFDGLTLELAEGEIAAVLGPNGTGKTTLVRLASASLRPDAGTILLRGRELAVIPAAERAREVAVVPQESRPAFDFTAREVVRMGRAPHLGLLGLEGRHDNEVVDEAMRRTAVSGLSERPFLGLSGGERQRVILARALAQEPKLLLLDEPTAFLDLRHRLLLYDLLTRLNRETGLTLLIASHDLNLAGRFADRIVLLQSGAVAADGPPHEVLTPLNLRLVYGVRAEVRIDPATGRPLVVPIAPADEA